A genomic segment from Nitrospira sp. encodes:
- a CDS encoding ABC transporter, permease protein, with product MGAIGVIAVNAFRESLRDKILYNLVFFAGLLIGLSVLLADLSITEHHKVIADMGLAAINLIGVIIAIFIGISLVNKEIERRTIYTIMARPISRASFIMGKYLGLALTLFVNMAIMLAVFLLTLWLYHVPIQPSMFQAVLLIFVEILVVTAIALFFSTFTSTTLSAISTLGLYVIGHLTADLRTVVANSDSGPIKSLVDLLYYLCPNLEMLNIKGQAAVGIVAAPEYVMMASLYGVIYAGVLLTGACLVFQQRDF from the coding sequence ATGGGTGCGATCGGCGTCATTGCCGTGAATGCATTTCGTGAAAGCTTGCGCGATAAGATCCTCTACAACCTGGTGTTCTTCGCGGGCCTGCTCATCGGACTGTCCGTGTTGCTCGCGGATCTATCAATCACAGAACACCACAAGGTGATTGCCGATATGGGCCTGGCGGCCATCAACCTGATCGGGGTCATCATCGCCATCTTCATCGGCATCAGTCTGGTCAATAAAGAAATCGAGCGGCGTACGATCTATACGATCATGGCGAGGCCGATCAGTCGGGCCTCGTTCATCATGGGCAAGTACCTTGGCCTGGCGCTGACCTTGTTCGTGAACATGGCCATCATGTTGGCCGTGTTTCTGCTGACCCTGTGGCTCTACCATGTGCCGATTCAGCCCTCCATGTTTCAGGCGGTCCTACTGATCTTTGTGGAGATTCTGGTGGTGACGGCCATTGCACTCTTTTTTTCAACGTTCACGTCGACGACGCTGAGCGCCATCTCCACGCTGGGCCTCTATGTGATCGGCCATCTGACGGCTGACTTGCGGACGGTGGTGGCCAACAGCGACAGCGGACCGATCAAGTCCCTCGTAGACCTACTGTATTATCTCTGCCCCAATCTCGAGATGTTGAACATCAAGGGGCAGGCCGCGGTGGGAATTGTCGCTGCACCGGAATATGTGATGATGGCGTCGCTCTATGGAGTGATATACGCCGGAGTATTGCTGACCGGTGCCTGCCTAGTGTTTCAGCAGCGTGATTTCTGA
- a CDS encoding O-antigen export system permease protein RfbD has translation MVSQQYGVSPLMVFTSISAHWDLIRQLTKREIVSRYRGSFLGLAWAFLQPLLMLTVYTLVFRGAFGLRWGREGETALDFGLLLFAGLIVHALFAESMHRAPYLIVNHSNYVKKIVFPLEILAWASLGSAVFHAAVSACVLIFFYGILHQSLHWTMLLVPLLFIPLVLVTLGMSWFLASAGVFIRDIGQASGPLTTVMLFLSPVFYPLSAFPEAYRALLYANPLTFLIVQAQDLMIWGKAPSWVGIGAYSLGSYIIAWCGLLWFQKTRKAFADVL, from the coding sequence ATGGTTTCTCAACAATACGGTGTCTCCCCCCTGATGGTCTTCACCAGCATCAGCGCGCATTGGGATTTGATCCGTCAATTGACCAAACGAGAAATCGTGAGCCGATATCGAGGGTCATTCCTGGGGTTGGCATGGGCGTTCCTGCAGCCGCTGCTCATGCTGACGGTCTACACGCTGGTCTTTCGGGGCGCGTTTGGGTTGCGATGGGGGCGAGAGGGCGAAACTGCCCTGGATTTCGGTCTGCTGCTGTTTGCCGGGTTGATCGTGCACGCGTTGTTTGCGGAGAGCATGCATCGCGCGCCCTACCTGATCGTGAATCACAGTAACTACGTGAAGAAGATCGTCTTTCCGTTGGAAATTCTTGCGTGGGCGTCACTGGGGTCGGCGGTGTTTCACGCGGCGGTCAGTGCATGCGTCTTGATTTTCTTTTACGGCATTCTGCATCAGTCGCTGCATTGGACGATGTTGTTGGTGCCGCTTCTGTTCATTCCGTTGGTATTGGTGACGCTCGGCATGTCGTGGTTTCTGGCCTCCGCTGGCGTCTTTATCCGGGATATCGGCCAGGCGAGTGGGCCGTTGACAACCGTCATGCTGTTCCTTTCACCCGTGTTCTATCCCCTGTCGGCGTTTCCTGAAGCCTATCGAGCATTGCTGTATGCGAATCCGCTCACCTTTCTCATCGTGCAAGCGCAGGATCTGATGATCTGGGGCAAGGCTCCGTCCTGGGTAGGGATCGGCGCCTATAGCCTGGGTAGCTACATCATCGCATGGTGCGGGTTGCTGTGGTTTCAAAAGACCCGGAAAGCGTTCGCCGATGTCCTCTGA
- a CDS encoding TPR domain protein, translating to MLGYQAELEQETEQAIKEYQLALQTDPSSNYLKARLAVLHFATGDVPAAVRLADEVADAPDLDAQMLGQIGGMYAAAGKPDRALRLFNRAIQQDPQRSEHFFAKGLLLANQKQYAEAEDTIRAGIKVSPDSAVGYYYLGRIGVEARDFDRATTHFEQAVTLNPAFEPAYVALGSVYEAKQDREKAIGIYRRYLQGVNPKNREIRHHLIRLQVAAKQYDEALQELEGMLAEDPSDLDAQLRMGLVYGEQKNYPKAIQQLNQILTVRPAELKVRDYLGYLYEETKDYAKAIDAYRQNLTLEPSYFEGHLHLGILQYRLKHYTDAIHHLQEASRLNPKQPEAHIVLGLSHFQTEQYEPSLQAFLEGIRYNPDNADLHFNAGTAYDKLNRFEDVVKAMETTLTLDPHHADALNYLGYSYAERGVKIEEAIRLTKQAVALRPTNGYYVDSLAWAFFKKGLLAEALTEMKRAVALVGDDPVIYEHLGEIYLKQQSLSEAREALLHSLELDPSNDKLMQRFRELGLGDPTKEERILQAIRRVSDRKTAISTQ from the coding sequence ATGCTCGGATATCAGGCCGAGTTGGAGCAGGAGACGGAGCAAGCCATCAAGGAGTATCAGCTCGCGCTTCAGACCGATCCTTCTTCCAATTATCTGAAAGCCCGGTTGGCCGTGCTGCATTTCGCGACGGGAGATGTGCCCGCCGCCGTGCGACTTGCCGATGAAGTGGCCGATGCGCCGGATTTGGACGCACAGATGCTCGGTCAAATCGGCGGCATGTATGCCGCCGCAGGGAAGCCGGATAGGGCGTTACGGTTGTTCAATCGCGCCATCCAGCAGGACCCGCAGCGAAGCGAACATTTCTTTGCCAAGGGATTGTTGCTTGCCAACCAGAAACAGTACGCCGAAGCGGAAGACACGATTCGGGCCGGGATCAAAGTGAGCCCGGATTCCGCAGTCGGGTATTACTATTTAGGTCGAATCGGGGTCGAGGCCAGGGATTTTGATCGCGCGACCACGCATTTCGAGCAGGCAGTGACACTGAATCCCGCGTTCGAGCCGGCCTATGTGGCGTTGGGGTCTGTCTATGAAGCCAAACAAGACCGTGAAAAGGCCATCGGTATCTATCGCCGGTATTTGCAAGGAGTGAATCCCAAGAATCGAGAAATCCGGCATCATCTTATTCGATTGCAAGTGGCAGCGAAACAGTATGACGAAGCGCTTCAGGAACTGGAGGGAATGCTGGCGGAGGATCCGTCGGACCTTGATGCTCAACTCAGGATGGGGCTTGTCTATGGAGAGCAAAAAAACTATCCCAAAGCCATTCAACAGTTGAATCAGATCTTGACGGTGCGTCCGGCCGAACTCAAGGTGCGAGACTATCTTGGGTACCTGTATGAAGAGACCAAAGACTATGCCAAGGCGATCGACGCCTATCGTCAGAATCTGACGTTAGAGCCCTCCTATTTCGAGGGGCATCTGCATTTGGGGATCTTGCAGTATCGACTCAAACACTATACCGATGCGATTCACCACCTTCAGGAAGCCAGCCGGTTGAACCCCAAGCAACCGGAAGCCCATATCGTTCTCGGACTGTCGCATTTTCAAACGGAGCAATACGAGCCGTCCCTTCAGGCCTTTTTGGAAGGGATTCGTTACAATCCGGACAACGCGGACCTGCATTTCAACGCTGGGACGGCCTACGACAAATTGAATCGCTTCGAGGACGTGGTGAAGGCGATGGAAACGACGCTCACGTTAGATCCGCACCACGCGGATGCGTTGAACTACCTGGGCTATAGCTACGCGGAACGTGGTGTGAAAATCGAAGAGGCGATTCGGTTGACGAAGCAGGCCGTCGCACTCCGGCCGACCAACGGGTATTATGTCGATAGTCTTGCCTGGGCCTTTTTCAAGAAGGGGCTGCTGGCCGAAGCCTTGACTGAAATGAAGCGGGCGGTAGCGTTGGTCGGCGACGATCCCGTGATCTATGAGCATCTGGGTGAGATTTATTTGAAACAGCAATCCCTCTCGGAAGCGCGAGAGGCTCTTCTGCATTCGCTCGAACTCGATCCCTCGAACGACAAACTGATGCAGCGTTTCCGTGAACTTGGTTTAGGCGACCCCACCAAAGAGGAGCGTATCCTTCAGGCCATTCGCCGTGTCTCCGACCGTAAGACGGCCATTTCGACCCAATAA
- a CDS encoding O-antigen export system, ATP-binding protein: MSSEWAIRVSNLSKTYRVYDRPYDRGRQWVLPPIQKVLRRTPTQYYREVQALKDVSFEVSKGETLGIIGRNGSGKSTLLQLIVGTVTPTSGHIETQGRVAALLELGAGFHPEFTGRENVTLNATLLGLSQDEIEERLDDILVFADIGAAIDQPVKTYSSGMVVRLAFAVMAHVQADILVIDEALAVGDAFFVQKCMRFLRSFMERGTVLFVSHDSSAVLSLCRKALWLARGRVAGMGEAKVVCDDYLHDEHAMPKPSKKPEAETPPQAGPARVLALPSRDNDQRSNGRQAWIERITLSNEVGHAIHTVTTRERVSLRVWCATSVRLTSPIVGFLVRNRFGQSLFGANTWMSETAFPKPLLPGTRFLAELEFVMPVLHPGDYAMSIALADGTQQQHVQHHWMHDALAFTSAPSEFCFGLIAVEMVRAQVIRVEARDRDHERTNDSIAL, translated from the coding sequence ATGTCCTCTGAGTGGGCGATTCGAGTGTCCAATCTATCGAAGACCTATCGAGTCTACGATCGGCCGTACGATAGAGGGAGGCAATGGGTATTGCCTCCGATTCAGAAAGTACTTCGACGCACGCCTACTCAGTATTACCGTGAAGTCCAGGCGCTCAAGGATGTGTCCTTCGAGGTGAGCAAGGGCGAGACACTCGGCATCATTGGGCGGAATGGGTCGGGAAAATCCACGTTGCTGCAATTGATCGTCGGCACCGTGACGCCGACGAGTGGTCACATCGAGACGCAGGGACGGGTGGCCGCTCTCCTGGAACTCGGGGCAGGGTTTCATCCGGAATTCACGGGACGAGAGAATGTGACGCTGAATGCGACCTTGCTCGGCCTGTCGCAGGATGAGATCGAAGAACGACTGGATGACATACTGGTATTTGCGGATATCGGTGCGGCGATCGATCAGCCGGTGAAGACCTATTCGAGTGGCATGGTCGTGCGGCTCGCGTTCGCGGTGATGGCGCATGTGCAGGCCGATATTCTCGTCATTGACGAAGCCCTGGCCGTAGGGGATGCCTTCTTTGTTCAGAAGTGCATGCGGTTTCTTCGGTCGTTTATGGAGCGGGGTACGGTGTTGTTTGTGAGTCATGATTCTTCGGCCGTGCTGAGCCTCTGCCGCAAGGCCCTGTGGTTGGCGCGTGGGCGGGTGGCCGGTATGGGAGAAGCCAAGGTCGTGTGTGACGACTATCTGCACGACGAGCACGCCATGCCAAAACCGTCGAAAAAGCCTGAGGCAGAGACACCGCCCCAGGCCGGCCCGGCGAGGGTCCTGGCGCTCCCGTCTCGAGATAACGATCAGAGATCGAATGGTCGGCAGGCGTGGATTGAGCGCATCACGCTCTCAAACGAGGTCGGTCATGCGATTCATACGGTGACCACGCGGGAACGTGTGTCACTTCGCGTCTGGTGTGCTACTTCGGTTCGGTTGACGAGCCCAATCGTCGGATTCCTGGTGCGCAATCGGTTCGGTCAGTCATTGTTCGGCGCAAATACCTGGATGTCCGAGACCGCATTCCCGAAACCATTACTCCCCGGCACCCGGTTTCTTGCCGAACTGGAGTTTGTGATGCCGGTGTTACATCCGGGCGACTATGCGATGAGTATCGCGCTCGCTGACGGCACGCAACAGCAACATGTCCAGCATCATTGGATGCATGACGCGTTGGCTTTCACGTCGGCCCCCTCTGAATTCTGTTTCGGACTCATTGCTGTCGAGATGGTCCGGGCACAGGTCATCCGTGTCGAAGCTCGGGATAGAGACCATGAACGAACGAACGATTCCATCGCCCTGTAG
- a CDS encoding Replicative DNA helicase (DnaB) produces the protein MKPLSAVDLTSPKLPPQNVEAEQSVLGAILLDNQAMAKAMEILTDEEFYRTAHRKIYQAMLDLSDRGEVIDQITLTECLKGRSELDAVGGSAYLAELVQVVPTAANIRYHSKIVRDKALLRGLIETSTEVVSRGYDGTAAVDELLDFAERSVFGLAQGKLDRSFTPVNQIIKESLDVVDRLSKRKERVTGVPTGYYDLDDLTAGLQPSDLIVIAGRPSMGKTSLALGMAQHAALQAGTVVGIFSLEMSKPQLVLRMLSSEARVDSHALRTGRLQKEDWWRLAEAAGKLEQAPIFIDDSGAVTVQQMRGKARRLKAERGLDLLIVDYLQLMQGKSDAESRQQEISDISRSLKSLAKELNVPVIALSQLSRAVEARKPPIPMLADLRESGAIEQDADVVMFIYREEVYEPGTERKGIADILVSKHRNGPIGKRELFFHDRFAKFESLESRESV, from the coding sequence ATGAAGCCGCTCTCTGCCGTCGATCTGACCTCGCCCAAGTTGCCTCCGCAGAATGTCGAGGCCGAACAGTCGGTCCTGGGCGCCATTCTCTTGGACAACCAGGCCATGGCCAAGGCCATGGAGATCCTGACGGATGAAGAGTTTTACCGGACCGCGCACCGCAAGATTTACCAGGCGATGCTGGACCTATCCGACCGAGGTGAGGTGATCGACCAGATCACGTTGACGGAATGTCTGAAGGGACGCTCCGAACTCGACGCGGTCGGGGGATCGGCCTATCTGGCTGAACTCGTCCAGGTGGTGCCGACCGCCGCAAACATTCGCTATCACAGCAAGATCGTGCGTGATAAAGCGCTGTTGCGCGGACTCATTGAGACCTCGACGGAGGTGGTCTCTCGTGGGTACGACGGCACGGCCGCCGTCGATGAATTACTCGATTTTGCCGAACGATCGGTCTTCGGCCTCGCGCAGGGAAAGCTCGATCGTTCCTTTACGCCGGTGAACCAGATCATCAAGGAAAGCCTGGATGTGGTGGACCGGTTGTCCAAGCGGAAGGAACGTGTGACCGGTGTGCCGACCGGATATTACGATCTGGACGATCTCACGGCCGGGCTGCAACCCTCGGATCTGATCGTCATTGCCGGTCGCCCGAGCATGGGCAAGACGAGTCTGGCGCTCGGCATGGCGCAGCATGCCGCCCTCCAGGCCGGTACTGTCGTCGGGATCTTCAGCCTCGAAATGTCGAAGCCGCAACTTGTGCTCCGCATGTTGAGTTCCGAGGCCCGCGTCGATTCACACGCGCTCCGGACCGGAAGGCTGCAAAAGGAAGATTGGTGGCGGTTGGCCGAAGCGGCCGGCAAGTTGGAACAAGCACCGATCTTCATCGATGACTCAGGAGCCGTGACGGTGCAGCAGATGCGCGGGAAGGCCAGACGACTCAAGGCGGAACGCGGCCTTGATTTGCTCATCGTGGACTATTTGCAACTCATGCAGGGAAAGAGCGATGCCGAGTCGCGACAACAGGAAATTTCCGACATTTCGCGTTCCTTGAAAAGCCTGGCGAAAGAACTCAACGTCCCGGTCATCGCGCTCTCGCAGTTGAGCCGAGCCGTCGAAGCCAGGAAACCACCGATTCCGATGTTGGCCGATTTGCGGGAAAGCGGCGCCATCGAACAGGATGCCGACGTGGTCATGTTCATCTATCGCGAAGAAGTCTACGAACCGGGCACGGAGCGAAAAGGAATCGCCGATATTTTGGTCAGCAAACATCGCAACGGTCCGATTGGGAAACGAGAATTGTTCTTTCATGATCGGTTCGCCAAGTTCGAGAGCTTGGAGAGTCGCGAGTCTGTTTGA
- a CDS encoding Glycosyl transferase, group 2 family, which yields MSMPKRVVKVFRFARFSLAEGLAWYRRHGRPPKRSEVFALFRKAFSRFKILSQRNAPVPKTIEPVFSPYDAWLRVNVWNQRRRDDLLDRLSRHAGQLPTISLVMPVHDPPLEWLTRAIESVRAQVCGEWELCIADDCSTNPAVRAELELWRTIDSRIHVTYLQQNVNISEATNSAVMLATGEFLLFLDHDDELTPDAVGEVLLYLAEHSDTDVLYSDDDKIDLSGRRYAPQFKPDWSPELLLSYMYLSHVFVVRRALFHTVGAMRTGFEGAQDYDLALRLAERTIAVGHIPKVLYHWRALPGSTATNGAAKPAGLDAGRRAIAEAFERRGIVARVIQPEFASAGKLGIYAHEFPDDGPSVTILIPTKNQAPILRQCIESLGKTTYRNYEIVIIDNESDESDTLTYLRSLPHRVLRIGTPSGRFNFSTINNRAVEQVSGEFVLFLNNDTEVKAPRWLSQMIGYAQMPGVGAVGAKLMFADGRIQHAGVIHGLYHGLAGPAFKLTPAWEHGYLAYASVVRNYSAVTAACLLTSRRRFLELGGFNEDEFGVAYNDVDYCYRLVEQGYRCVYCPDAQLNHYEGYSRGFCDDPAEIAAFKQTYRNRKDPWYSPHLSLTDEQFNLIPRTIAVRRQKPIPIAMTALSLNYEGAPWSQYELTKELVKRNVIQPIVFSPVDGPLRALYEEQGIAVMVDRHPLWGVTNLSEYEAAIQAFSRKCLSWGAELVYANTLQSFYAVAAARKAGLPSVWNPRESEPWQTYFDYLPDGVIQKAYDCFAWPYRVVFVADATRDAYTALNTRHNFTVIRNGLDCTRIEQACREWSKSKARTLLGVQGDEVVVLLLGTVCSRKGQQDLVNALSRLPADCQERVCCYIVGDRPSEYSKALHALTKELPSTLRDRVHIVPETRQTTPYYRAADLFVCTSKLESYPRVVLEAMAYGLPIVTTPVFGIREQVREGVNALLYEPGDIGALASQLCSLLRDEGFRSRMGANSVSVLAIGTNFEEMVESYAEVFTEAWLSGGGPAA from the coding sequence ATGTCTATGCCCAAACGTGTGGTGAAAGTTTTCCGATTTGCGCGCTTCTCCCTGGCGGAAGGCCTCGCGTGGTATCGCCGTCACGGTCGTCCTCCGAAGCGATCAGAAGTCTTCGCCCTTTTCCGGAAAGCTTTTTCCCGTTTCAAGATTCTTTCTCAGCGAAATGCTCCGGTTCCGAAAACGATTGAGCCGGTGTTTTCCCCCTACGACGCTTGGTTGCGGGTCAATGTTTGGAATCAGCGAAGACGAGATGACTTGTTGGACCGTCTGAGTCGACATGCGGGGCAGTTGCCGACGATTTCGTTGGTCATGCCCGTGCACGACCCGCCGCTTGAGTGGCTCACCAGGGCGATTGAATCGGTACGAGCGCAAGTCTGTGGGGAATGGGAACTCTGCATCGCCGATGATTGCAGTACGAATCCTGCCGTGCGCGCCGAACTGGAACTGTGGCGTACCATCGACTCCAGAATTCATGTCACCTATCTGCAGCAGAATGTCAATATCAGCGAGGCAACGAACTCCGCCGTGATGCTGGCAACCGGGGAGTTTCTTCTTTTTCTGGACCATGATGATGAATTGACTCCGGATGCAGTCGGAGAGGTCCTTCTTTATCTGGCAGAACACTCAGACACCGATGTGCTGTATTCGGACGACGATAAGATTGATCTATCCGGGAGACGTTACGCACCGCAATTCAAACCGGATTGGTCGCCGGAACTGCTGCTGTCTTATATGTATCTGAGTCATGTGTTCGTCGTGCGACGGGCCTTATTCCATACCGTCGGCGCCATGCGGACTGGATTTGAAGGGGCTCAAGACTATGATCTGGCGCTCCGCCTCGCTGAGAGGACCATCGCTGTCGGACATATTCCGAAAGTGCTCTACCATTGGCGGGCCTTGCCGGGATCGACCGCCACCAACGGCGCTGCAAAGCCTGCCGGTCTTGACGCGGGGCGACGAGCCATTGCCGAAGCGTTCGAGCGGCGCGGCATCGTGGCACGGGTGATTCAGCCTGAGTTTGCATCCGCTGGGAAGTTGGGAATCTACGCCCATGAGTTTCCCGACGACGGGCCGAGTGTCACGATTCTTATTCCAACTAAGAACCAGGCTCCCATCCTGCGTCAATGTATCGAGTCGCTTGGCAAGACCACCTATCGAAATTATGAGATCGTCATCATTGATAACGAGAGCGACGAGTCGGACACGCTGACCTATCTCCGGTCGCTTCCCCATCGCGTGCTCCGGATCGGGACCCCTTCCGGGCGGTTCAATTTTTCGACGATCAATAATCGTGCGGTGGAGCAAGTCAGCGGGGAGTTTGTGCTGTTCTTGAATAACGACACGGAAGTGAAAGCTCCTCGTTGGTTGAGCCAGATGATCGGGTATGCGCAAATGCCTGGCGTCGGCGCCGTCGGAGCCAAGCTCATGTTTGCCGACGGGCGCATTCAGCATGCAGGTGTGATTCACGGCCTGTACCACGGACTGGCCGGGCCCGCATTCAAACTGACTCCGGCATGGGAGCATGGGTACCTGGCCTATGCGTCAGTGGTGCGCAACTATTCAGCCGTTACTGCCGCCTGTCTCCTCACGTCACGTCGGCGATTTTTGGAACTCGGCGGTTTCAACGAGGATGAGTTCGGTGTGGCCTACAACGACGTCGACTATTGTTATCGACTCGTCGAGCAAGGATATCGGTGCGTCTATTGCCCCGACGCACAGCTCAATCATTATGAAGGCTATTCGAGAGGGTTTTGTGACGATCCGGCGGAAATTGCGGCCTTTAAGCAGACCTACAGGAATCGGAAGGATCCCTGGTATAGCCCGCATCTGTCCCTTACGGACGAACAGTTCAATCTGATCCCCCGTACGATTGCTGTCAGGCGGCAGAAGCCGATCCCGATCGCCATGACGGCGTTGAGCTTGAATTACGAAGGGGCGCCATGGAGTCAGTATGAGTTGACGAAAGAACTGGTCAAACGGAACGTCATTCAACCCATTGTCTTTTCGCCCGTCGACGGCCCGCTGCGGGCGTTATACGAGGAACAGGGTATAGCCGTCATGGTCGACCGGCATCCGTTGTGGGGTGTCACGAATTTGAGCGAGTATGAAGCAGCGATACAGGCTTTTTCCCGGAAGTGCCTCTCGTGGGGGGCGGAATTGGTCTATGCCAATACCCTCCAAAGTTTTTATGCCGTTGCGGCAGCGCGTAAAGCCGGTTTGCCGTCGGTGTGGAATCCGAGGGAAAGCGAACCGTGGCAAACGTATTTTGATTATTTGCCTGACGGAGTCATCCAAAAAGCCTACGATTGTTTTGCATGGCCTTACCGGGTGGTCTTTGTCGCGGATGCCACGCGCGACGCCTATACGGCTCTCAACACGCGCCACAATTTCACGGTGATCCGTAACGGGTTGGACTGTACGCGTATTGAACAGGCTTGCCGGGAGTGGTCCAAATCGAAGGCCCGCACGTTGCTGGGGGTGCAAGGCGATGAGGTGGTGGTGTTGTTGCTGGGGACGGTGTGTTCACGGAAGGGGCAGCAGGATCTGGTCAATGCACTGTCTCGGCTTCCAGCAGACTGTCAGGAACGAGTGTGTTGTTATATTGTCGGCGATCGACCGAGTGAATACAGTAAGGCCTTGCACGCGTTGACCAAGGAACTCCCTTCCACACTACGAGACCGTGTGCATATTGTGCCGGAGACTCGCCAAACTACACCCTACTACCGAGCTGCAGATCTGTTCGTGTGTACCTCGAAGTTGGAA
- a CDS encoding pilin, whose protein sequence is MLSKDRGFTLIELMIVVAILGIVAAIAMPNFLRYRVQATQAEARSNLTAIFVAETAFFSERERFGNFSDIGFVLAGGTTNRYTYRTGAGVGAGLGPNGGNLCGPPGSCDTIQTQVPMTGVVAFTGTVGNATTSVTGFTATAAANLDGDATHDGWYVNDAKQGLSGAQPNDGSS, encoded by the coding sequence ATGCTCTCGAAAGACCGAGGGTTCACACTGATCGAATTAATGATCGTGGTTGCCATCTTGGGCATTGTGGCAGCTATCGCAATGCCGAATTTTCTTCGATACCGGGTACAGGCCACTCAGGCAGAGGCGCGGTCGAATCTGACCGCCATCTTCGTGGCGGAGACGGCGTTTTTCAGTGAGCGGGAGCGGTTTGGGAATTTCTCAGATATCGGCTTTGTCTTGGCTGGTGGCACGACAAATCGTTACACCTATCGAACGGGTGCAGGTGTTGGCGCAGGGCTTGGTCCGAACGGCGGCAATCTCTGTGGGCCTCCGGGCAGTTGCGATACGATCCAGACCCAAGTTCCTATGACAGGAGTTGTGGCCTTCACCGGAACGGTCGGGAACGCGACGACATCTGTGACAGGGTTTACCGCAACTGCGGCGGCGAACCTCGACGGTGATGCCACGCACGACGGGTGGTATGTCAACGATGCGAAACAAGGATTGAGCGGGGCACAGCCCAACGATGGTTCAAGCTAA
- a CDS encoding Efflux ABC transporter, ATP-binding protein has product MDDIVTEELSKSYPSGWPGRPPFVALDGLSLTVRRGEIFGFLGPNGAGKTTTLKILLGLVRATSGRALLLGAPAGDVATRRRIGFLPESPYFYDYLTAEEFLGFYGQLAGLSRAVIAQRVDDLLQLVGLVEARARQLRKFSKGMLQRIGLAQALIHDPELVILDEPMTGLDPVGRKQVRDLILSLRDQGKTVFFSTHILHDVEMICDRVGIVMKGRLVASGRVDELVRQDHTRSVEVVCQQLKVEGNAFIHSLATRVLQQGQQCLIVLPSPDAVDALVGEIRRQGGRLLSVTPHKASLEDLFFQEATQQASRPLPHMSSGRAS; this is encoded by the coding sequence GTGGACGATATTGTCACCGAAGAACTGAGTAAATCCTACCCGTCTGGTTGGCCAGGCCGGCCGCCCTTTGTTGCTTTGGATGGACTGTCACTGACGGTTCGGCGGGGAGAAATATTCGGGTTTCTGGGCCCGAACGGTGCCGGGAAAACCACCACCCTCAAAATTCTGCTCGGACTCGTTCGTGCGACCAGTGGACGCGCGCTGTTGTTGGGAGCGCCTGCGGGCGATGTGGCGACTCGACGCCGGATCGGCTTTTTGCCGGAGTCGCCCTATTTCTATGATTATTTGACGGCAGAAGAGTTTCTGGGATTTTACGGGCAATTGGCCGGCTTGAGCCGTGCCGTCATCGCACAGCGGGTGGACGACCTCTTGCAGCTTGTCGGGTTGGTCGAGGCGCGCGCCAGACAATTGAGGAAATTTTCCAAAGGGATGCTGCAACGCATCGGCCTCGCACAGGCGCTCATCCACGATCCGGAACTCGTCATTCTCGACGAGCCGATGACTGGCTTAGACCCGGTCGGCAGAAAGCAGGTCCGTGACCTGATTCTGAGCCTGCGCGATCAGGGGAAGACGGTCTTTTTCAGCACACACATTCTGCATGACGTGGAGATGATCTGTGACCGTGTCGGCATTGTGATGAAAGGACGGCTTGTGGCCAGCGGCCGTGTCGATGAACTGGTCCGGCAGGATCATACCCGGTCCGTCGAGGTGGTCTGCCAACAGCTCAAAGTCGAGGGGAATGCCTTCATTCACTCGCTGGCCACCCGGGTGTTGCAGCAAGGGCAACAGTGCCTGATCGTGTTGCCGAGCCCAGACGCAGTCGATGCGCTTGTCGGGGAGATTCGTCGGCAGGGAGGGCGATTGCTGTCGGTGACTCCTCATAAAGCATCGCTGGAGGATCTGTTTTTCCAGGAGGCCACGCAACAGGCCTCGCGGCCGTTGCCGCATATGAGCAGTGGGAGGGCGTCTTGA